From Candidatus Atelocyanobacterium thalassa isolate ALOHA, a single genomic window includes:
- the nifH gene encoding nitrogenase iron protein translates to MRQIAFYGKGGIGKSTTSQNTIAALSENNRIMIVGCDPKADSTRLMLHCKAQTTVLHLAAERGTVEDIELDEVVIPGYNNVLCVESGGPEPGVGCAGRGIITAINFLEEEGAYENLDFVSYDVLGDVVCGGFAMPIREGKAQEIYIVTSGEMMAMYAANNIARGILKYAHTGGVRLGGLICNSRNVNCEAELITELARRLGTQMIHFVPRSKQVQEAELRRMTVIEYTPNHPQADEYRTLANKIEKNEMFIVPTPISMEELEELLVDFGILGGEDEYEQAIAADKAK, encoded by the coding sequence ATGCGTCAAATTGCATTCTACGGAAAAGGCGGTATCGGTAAATCTACCACATCTCAAAATACTATCGCAGCATTATCTGAAAACAACCGCATCATGATCGTTGGTTGTGACCCTAAAGCAGATTCCACACGTCTAATGTTGCATTGTAAAGCACAAACCACTGTTTTACATTTAGCTGCAGAAAGAGGAACTGTAGAAGATATTGAACTTGATGAAGTAGTAATTCCTGGCTATAACAACGTTTTATGCGTTGAGTCCGGTGGTCCTGAGCCTGGAGTTGGATGTGCTGGTCGTGGTATTATTACTGCTATCAACTTCCTTGAAGAAGAAGGTGCTTACGAAAACCTAGATTTCGTATCTTATGATGTATTAGGAGACGTTGTTTGTGGTGGTTTCGCTATGCCTATCCGTGAAGGAAAAGCACAAGAAATCTACATCGTTACTTCTGGTGAAATGATGGCAATGTACGCTGCTAACAACATTGCAAGAGGTATTCTTAAATATGCTCACACCGGTGGTGTTCGTTTAGGTGGTTTAATCTGTAACAGTCGTAATGTTAACTGTGAAGCTGAATTAATCACAGAATTAGCTCGTCGTCTTGGTACTCAAATGATTCACTTCGTACCTCGTAGTAAACAGGTACAAGAAGCTGAATTACGTCGTATGACAGTTATCGAATATACTCCTAACCATCCTCAAGCTGATGAGTATCGTACTCTAGCTAACAAAATTGAGAAAAACGAAATGTTCATCGTTCCTACTCCTATTTCCATGGAAGAACTTGAAGAACTATTAGTTGACTTCGGTATCCTTGGTGGTGAAGACGAATACGAACAAGCTATCGCTGCTGATAAAGCTAAATAG
- the nifU gene encoding Fe-S cluster assembly protein NifU, whose translation MWEYTDKVMDFFHNPRNQGVIDEKESGQAITTGEVGSIACGDALKLHLKIDEKSQTILEARFQTFGCASAIASSSALTELLVGKTLDEALSLTNKEIADYLGGLPEEKMHCSVMGQEALEAAIFNYRGIPLDNHEDDEGALICRCFGVTSTRIRRIVLENSLTTAEQVTNYVKAGGGCGSCLTDIDDIIVDVAEEGFTLTEDLSSEANIPELEVKTLTNLQKITLIQQVLEEEVKPALAKDGGDVELFDIEGNLIKVVLKGACSSCSSSTFTLKTAIEARLRERISKDLTVIAV comes from the coding sequence ATGTGGGAATATACAGACAAAGTAATGGACTTTTTTCATAACCCCAGAAATCAAGGGGTTATCGACGAGAAAGAAAGTGGACAAGCAATTACAACTGGAGAAGTAGGTAGTATTGCCTGTGGTGATGCATTAAAGTTACATCTTAAGATTGATGAAAAAAGTCAAACTATTCTTGAAGCTCGTTTCCAAACTTTTGGATGTGCTTCTGCTATAGCCTCTTCTTCTGCATTAACCGAATTATTAGTAGGAAAAACTTTAGATGAAGCTCTTAGTCTTACAAACAAAGAAATTGCAGATTATCTAGGAGGACTACCAGAAGAGAAAATGCATTGTTCTGTCATGGGACAAGAAGCTTTGGAAGCTGCAATTTTTAACTACAGAGGTATTCCCTTAGATAATCATGAAGACGACGAAGGAGCATTAATTTGTCGTTGTTTTGGAGTAACTAGTACAAGAATTCGCCGCATTGTTCTTGAAAATAGTTTAACTACTGCTGAGCAAGTAACCAATTATGTCAAAGCCGGTGGCGGATGTGGTTCTTGTCTAACCGATATTGACGATATTATCGTGGATGTTGCCGAAGAAGGATTCACATTAACAGAAGACTTATCTTCAGAAGCTAATATACCTGAATTAGAAGTAAAAACATTAACTAATTTACAGAAAATTACGCTCATACAACAAGTTTTAGAAGAAGAAGTTAAACCTGCTTTAGCTAAAGACGGTGGAGACGTCGAGCTATTTGACATAGAAGGTAACTTGATTAAGGTTGTCTTGAAGGGGGCATGTAGCTCCTGTAGTAGTAGCACGTTTACTTTAAAAACTGCTATCGAAGCTAGGTTACGAGAACGAATTTCTAAAGACTTAACTGTCATTGCTGTATAG
- the nifD gene encoding nitrogenase molybdenum-iron protein alpha chain translates to MATVEENKKLIADVLATYPAKAAKKRNKHLGVYEEGADDCGVKSNKVSLPGVMTARGCAYAGSKGVVWGPIKDMIHISHGPVGCGYYSWSGRRNYYIGVTGVDSFGTMNFTSDFQERDVVFGGDTKLSQLIDEVEILFPLNGGISVQSECPIGLIGDDIEAVARTKTKELGKQVIPVRCEGFRGVSQSLGHHIANDVIRDWVFPVADKEIAEKGNEGTPYDVAIIGDYNIGGDAWSSRILLEEMGLRVIAQWSGDGTFTEMKATPSVKLNLVHCYRSMNYISRHMEEKYGIPWLEYNFFGPSKIIESLRAIAERFDDTIKQKAEAVIAKYKEQADGIVAKYRPRLEGKTVMMMVGGLRPRHVVPAFKDLGMEIIGTGYEFAHGDDYKRTTHYVKDATLIYDDVTGYEFEEFVKELKPDLVAAGIKEKYVFQKMALPFRQMHSWDYSGPYHGYDGFAIFARDMDLALNNPTWGLVGTPWNK, encoded by the coding sequence ATGGCAACAGTTGAAGAAAATAAGAAACTCATCGCAGATGTTTTAGCAACTTACCCTGCAAAAGCTGCTAAAAAACGCAACAAACACCTTGGTGTTTATGAAGAAGGAGCTGATGATTGTGGTGTTAAATCCAACAAAGTATCTCTACCTGGTGTAATGACCGCTCGCGGTTGTGCTTATGCTGGTTCTAAAGGGGTAGTTTGGGGTCCTATTAAAGATATGATTCATATCTCTCATGGACCTGTTGGTTGTGGCTACTACTCTTGGTCTGGTCGTCGTAACTACTACATCGGAGTAACCGGAGTAGATAGTTTCGGTACCATGAACTTCACATCTGACTTCCAAGAACGTGATGTTGTTTTTGGTGGAGACACAAAACTAAGTCAATTAATTGATGAAGTTGAAATATTATTTCCTCTTAACGGTGGTATCTCAGTTCAATCAGAATGCCCCATTGGTTTAATTGGAGATGATATTGAAGCAGTAGCTCGTACAAAAACAAAAGAACTTGGCAAGCAAGTTATTCCTGTTCGTTGCGAAGGATTCCGTGGAGTTTCTCAATCTTTAGGACACCACATTGCTAACGATGTAATTCGTGATTGGGTTTTCCCAGTTGCTGATAAAGAAATCGCTGAGAAAGGTAACGAAGGTACTCCTTATGACGTTGCTATTATCGGTGACTACAACATTGGTGGAGATGCTTGGTCCAGTCGTATTCTTTTAGAAGAAATGGGACTACGTGTTATCGCTCAATGGTCTGGTGATGGTACTTTCACTGAAATGAAAGCAACACCTAGTGTTAAATTAAACCTAGTTCATTGCTATCGTTCTATGAACTACATTAGTCGTCACATGGAAGAAAAATACGGTATTCCTTGGTTAGAATACAACTTCTTTGGACCTAGCAAAATCATTGAATCTCTAAGAGCAATTGCTGAGCGTTTTGATGACACAATCAAACAAAAAGCTGAAGCAGTAATAGCTAAATATAAAGAGCAAGCTGATGGTATTGTAGCTAAATATCGTCCACGTCTAGAAGGCAAAACCGTCATGATGATGGTTGGTGGATTACGTCCTCGTCACGTTGTTCCTGCTTTCAAAGATTTAGGAATGGAAATCATCGGTACTGGTTATGAGTTTGCTCATGGTGATGACTACAAACGTACTACTCACTATGTTAAAGACGCTACTCTTATCTATGACGATGTTACTGGTTATGAGTTCGAAGAATTTGTTAAAGAACTTAAGCCTGATTTAGTAGCTGCAGGAATTAAAGAGAAATATGTCTTCCAAAAGATGGCTCTTCCTTTCCGCCAAATGCACTCTTGGGATTATTCAGGTCCTTACCATGGTTATGATGGCTTTGCTATCTTTGCACGTGATATGGATTTAGCCCTTAACAATCCTACCTGGGGATTAGTCGGAACCCCTTGGAATAAATAA
- the nifV gene encoding homocitrate synthase — protein MSNVYINDTTLRDGEQAAGIVFNAAEKVAIASLMDIIGIPELEVGIPAMGGSEAEAITGIVNSGLKASLLGWNRAVISDINASIACGLKRVHIAVPISDIQIKAKFKGKTAVVWERLKSTLNFALDKGLFVSVGAEDASRADESFLIEFAQYAQDLGASRFRFCDTVGILSPLTTTQKVKKLVKHLTIPIEMHTHNDFGLATANALAGIQAGATSVNTTVNGLGERAGNAALEEIVMALKQLYKVNLSINTSRLRELSQLIIQASGVKLPPWKAIVGDNIFAHESGIHAHGVLKDPQTYEPFAPEEIGWERRLVVGKHSGRSLLINLLSQHGINLDYEESQKILDSVRHLSVQMKRNLTTEELLDLVTNRRISHGIV, from the coding sequence ATGAGTAATGTTTATATCAATGATACGACTTTAAGAGATGGTGAACAAGCAGCAGGAATAGTTTTCAATGCTGCCGAGAAAGTTGCAATTGCATCTCTTATGGATATTATTGGTATTCCTGAACTAGAGGTTGGAATTCCTGCAATGGGAGGTAGTGAAGCCGAAGCTATTACCGGTATTGTTAATAGTGGATTAAAAGCTTCCCTTCTCGGTTGGAATCGTGCAGTAATTTCAGATATTAATGCTTCTATAGCCTGTGGCTTAAAGAGAGTTCATATAGCTGTTCCTATATCTGATATACAAATTAAGGCAAAATTCAAAGGAAAAACTGCAGTTGTTTGGGAGAGACTTAAAAGCACTCTTAATTTTGCTTTAGATAAAGGACTTTTTGTTTCTGTTGGTGCAGAAGATGCTTCACGTGCAGATGAGTCATTTTTAATAGAGTTTGCCCAATACGCCCAAGATCTAGGAGCTTCTAGGTTTCGTTTCTGTGATACGGTAGGGATTCTGAGTCCTTTAACTACTACTCAAAAAGTAAAAAAACTAGTTAAACATCTTACTATTCCTATCGAGATGCACACCCATAATGATTTTGGTTTAGCTACTGCTAATGCTTTAGCCGGCATACAAGCAGGAGCGACATCAGTAAACACTACAGTTAATGGATTAGGAGAACGAGCTGGTAATGCAGCCCTTGAAGAAATTGTAATGGCTCTCAAGCAGCTATATAAAGTTAATTTATCAATAAACACTTCCCGTTTAAGAGAATTATCTCAATTAATTATTCAAGCTTCTGGCGTAAAGCTTCCGCCCTGGAAAGCAATTGTTGGAGATAATATTTTTGCTCATGAGTCAGGTATTCATGCTCATGGAGTTTTAAAAGATCCTCAAACATATGAACCTTTTGCACCAGAAGAAATAGGTTGGGAACGTCGTTTGGTAGTTGGCAAACATTCGGGACGGAGTTTATTAATAAATTTATTAAGCCAACATGGTATTAATCTAGATTATGAAGAATCTCAAAAAATATTAGATTCTGTTCGTCATTTATCTGTTCAAATGAAACGAAATCTAACAACTGAAGAATTACTTGATTTAGTAACAAATAGGAGAATATCTCATGGGATTGTATAA
- a CDS encoding DUF2949 domain-containing protein, with translation MQKQLISEEFREFLQQEIALSSKDLSVVFNNQCQPSDPIPMLLWQYGLISSNQLQLIWDWLDAQVRLQSP, from the coding sequence ATGCAAAAACAATTAATATCTGAAGAGTTTAGAGAATTTCTACAACAAGAAATTGCTCTTTCTTCAAAAGATTTATCTGTTGTCTTTAATAACCAATGTCAGCCAAGCGATCCAATTCCTATGCTTTTGTGGCAATATGGCTTAATTTCGTCTAATCAATTACAACTGATTTGGGATTGGTTAGATGCCCAAGTTCGTCTTCAATCACCCTAA
- the nifB gene encoding nitrogenase cofactor biosynthesis protein NifB, translating to MLQTTGLINNNASIANKTDFTETLSTPEAKKSGSCPSTGDKPQLDASIQERIAKHPCYSEDAHHHYARMHVAVAPACNIQCNYCNRKYDCANESRPGVVSEVLTPEEAAHKALVVGGKIPQMTVLGIAGPGDPLANPKQTFRTFELVADKAPDIKLCLSSNGLMLPEYIDRIKELNIDHVTLTINMVDPEIGAKIYPWVRYNRKRYKGIEGVKILHEKQMESLDALREADILCKVNSVMIPGINDEHLVEVNRVIQSKGAFLHNIMPLISAPEHGTHFGLTGQRGPTPKELKTLQDKCSGNMKMMRHCRQCRADAVGLLGEDRSQEFTKDKILDMKPEYDSKQRQDVHASIEKFTAEVNTVKEEQNTQITSDTSTPSILVAVATKGNRLVNQHFGHATEFQIFEVNGTDVKFIAHRKVDHYCQSGYGEETSLDSIIKSISDCKGVLASKIGLCPQEALRNAGLEPYEAYDIIDNVAINFYKEYMQKQTVGA from the coding sequence ATGCTACAAACTACTGGTTTGATTAATAATAACGCATCTATAGCCAACAAGACGGATTTTACAGAAACGTTATCTACCCCTGAAGCCAAGAAAAGCGGCTCTTGTCCTTCAACAGGAGACAAGCCACAATTAGACGCTAGTATTCAGGAACGCATCGCTAAGCACCCATGTTATAGCGAAGATGCTCATCATCACTATGCGAGGATGCATGTTGCTGTTGCCCCTGCTTGCAACATCCAATGCAATTATTGTAATCGTAAGTATGATTGTGCTAATGAAAGTCGTCCAGGTGTTGTTAGTGAGGTTTTAACTCCAGAAGAAGCAGCTCATAAAGCTTTAGTGGTTGGCGGTAAAATACCGCAGATGACGGTTCTGGGAATTGCAGGTCCTGGAGATCCACTTGCCAACCCCAAGCAAACATTTCGCACATTTGAATTAGTCGCGGACAAAGCTCCAGATATTAAGCTTTGTTTATCAAGTAACGGTCTTATGCTTCCTGAATATATAGACCGCATCAAAGAACTCAACATTGACCATGTTACATTAACAATCAATATGGTTGACCCTGAAATTGGGGCTAAAATTTATCCCTGGGTCCGCTATAACCGCAAGCGCTATAAAGGTATAGAGGGTGTCAAAATTCTTCATGAGAAGCAAATGGAATCCCTTGACGCTCTCAGAGAAGCAGATATTCTCTGTAAAGTCAATTCAGTAATGATACCTGGCATAAATGATGAGCACCTTGTGGAGGTAAATAGGGTCATCCAGTCTAAAGGAGCATTTCTCCATAATATAATGCCTCTCATCTCAGCTCCTGAACATGGTACTCACTTTGGATTAACTGGTCAAAGAGGTCCTACTCCGAAAGAATTAAAAACTCTTCAAGACAAATGTTCAGGCAATATGAAAATGATGCGCCATTGTCGTCAATGTCGTGCTGACGCTGTAGGTTTACTAGGAGAAGATCGTTCTCAAGAATTTACTAAAGATAAAATTCTAGATATGAAGCCTGAATATGACTCAAAACAGAGGCAAGATGTTCATGCAAGTATCGAAAAGTTTACAGCCGAAGTAAATACAGTTAAGGAAGAGCAAAATACTCAAATTACATCAGATACATCTACGCCTTCAATTTTAGTAGCAGTGGCAACCAAGGGTAACCGACTAGTTAACCAGCATTTCGGTCATGCTACAGAATTTCAAATTTTTGAAGTAAATGGCACTGATGTAAAATTTATCGCTCACCGTAAAGTTGATCACTACTGCCAATCTGGCTATGGTGAAGAAACAAGCCTAGACAGTATTATTAAGTCTATCTCTGACTGTAAAGGAGTTTTAGCTTCTAAAATTGGTCTCTGTCCTCAGGAAGCACTCAGGAATGCTGGATTAGAACCTTATGAGGCATATGACATTATTGATAATGTCGCCATCAATTTTTATAAAGAGTATATGCAAAAGCAAACCGTAGGAGCTTAA
- the nifE gene encoding nitrogenase iron-molybdenum cofactor biosynthesis protein NifE has product MKLTKAKINELLTQPECEHNLNKGGQGKNKACAQQSQPGSAQGGCAFDGASITLVPITDAAHLVHGPIACSGNSWNSRGSLSSGSTLYKMGFTTDISENDIIFGGEKKLYKAVVQVINNFNPSAVFVYSTCITALIGDDLDAVCKAVVEKYKIPVIPVHSPGFVGSKNLGNRLGGEALLQHVIGSKEPKYTTNYDINIVGEYNIAGEMWAVTTLLEKLGIRVLGKMTGDAKYEDICFAHRAKLNVMICSKALINVASSMKEKYDIPYIEESFYGVDDMSRCLRNIAKFFNDAQLIDRTEKIIEEEISRMNIQLEPYRKKLKGKRMVLYTGGVKSWSIVSAAQDLGMQVVATSTKKSTEEDKSRIKKLLGKDGIMLEKGNPEELLRVIKQTKADLLVAGGRNQYTALKAKIPFLDINQERHHPYAGYIGMVEMARELCEAVYSPIWRQVRKTAPWDQCEEQKE; this is encoded by the coding sequence ATGAAACTTACAAAAGCAAAAATTAATGAGCTACTGACACAACCAGAATGTGAGCATAATCTTAATAAGGGAGGGCAAGGTAAGAATAAAGCTTGTGCTCAGCAATCTCAGCCTGGCTCTGCTCAAGGAGGATGTGCTTTCGATGGAGCGTCTATTACACTTGTACCAATTACTGATGCAGCTCATTTAGTTCATGGTCCTATTGCTTGTTCCGGTAACAGCTGGAATAGTCGTGGTAGTTTATCTAGTGGTTCAACACTTTATAAAATGGGATTTACTACTGATATATCTGAAAATGATATAATTTTTGGAGGTGAAAAGAAGCTTTACAAAGCTGTTGTACAAGTTATTAATAATTTTAACCCATCTGCAGTTTTTGTTTATTCAACTTGTATTACTGCTCTTATAGGAGATGATCTAGATGCAGTGTGCAAAGCAGTAGTAGAAAAATATAAAATACCTGTTATTCCAGTTCATTCTCCAGGATTTGTGGGCAGTAAGAATTTAGGTAACCGTTTAGGTGGAGAAGCTCTTCTGCAGCATGTGATTGGAAGTAAAGAACCAAAATATACAACTAATTACGATATCAATATTGTTGGGGAATACAATATTGCCGGAGAAATGTGGGCAGTTACTACTTTACTTGAAAAGCTGGGAATTAGAGTTCTAGGAAAGATGACAGGGGATGCAAAATATGAAGATATTTGTTTTGCACATAGAGCAAAATTAAATGTAATGATTTGCTCTAAAGCTCTCATAAATGTAGCATCTTCAATGAAGGAAAAATATGACATACCTTACATTGAAGAATCTTTTTACGGGGTAGATGATATGAGTCGTTGCTTACGTAACATAGCAAAATTTTTTAATGATGCTCAGCTAATTGATCGTACTGAAAAAATTATCGAAGAAGAGATCTCTAGAATGAATATTCAGCTAGAGCCTTATAGAAAAAAATTAAAAGGGAAGCGAATGGTCCTATATACTGGAGGTGTGAAAAGCTGGTCTATCGTTTCAGCAGCACAAGATTTAGGTATGCAAGTAGTAGCTACCAGTACTAAAAAAAGTACAGAAGAAGATAAATCACGTATTAAAAAACTCTTGGGTAAAGATGGAATCATGCTTGAAAAAGGTAATCCAGAAGAGTTATTAAGAGTAATAAAACAAACAAAAGCCGATTTATTGGTAGCAGGAGGTAGAAATCAATATACTGCCCTTAAGGCAAAAATACCCTTTTTAGATATTAATCAAGAACGCCATCATCCCTATGCAGGTTATATAGGCATGGTTGAAATGGCAAGAGAACTATGTGAAGCAGTTTATAGTCCAATTTGGAGACAAGTTAGAAAAACTGCACCTTGGGATCAGTGTGAAGAACAAAAGGAATAA
- the nifK gene encoding nitrogenase molybdenum-iron protein subunit beta, with translation MAQNVNKIKDHVELFHQPEYKELFANKKQFEGMPTAEKVKEVAEWTKSWEYREKNFAREALTVNPAKGCQPLGALLAAVGFEGTLPFVHGSQGCVSYFRTHLTRHFKEPVSAVSSSMTENAAVFGGLSNMVDGLQNAYALYKPKMIAVCTTCMAEVIGDDLGSFIGNARVDGVIPQDLPIPFAHTPSFVGSHVNGYDHMMKSILTTLANKKDTSNGKINFMPGFETYMGNLRELKKLIAALGVDGTILSDTEMYLDSPNLGEFSMYHEGTSLEDAADSCNAKATIALQAYTTTKTLAHMKKKWKQETLVHRPWGIKATDEFLMSLSKMTGNPIPKELEIERGRAVDAMTDTQAWLHGKTSAIFGDPDTVMGVLQFMLEMGVEPVHILVHNSNDEFEEEARELLASSPYGQQATVWGYKDLWHLRSLLFTEPVDFMIGNSYGKYLERDCEIPLIRIGYPIFDRHHLHRYSTIGYGGAINLLNWIANGILDALDRKTDIAGETDISFDLVR, from the coding sequence ATGGCCCAAAACGTAAATAAAATCAAAGATCACGTCGAACTATTTCATCAGCCTGAGTATAAAGAACTGTTTGCTAACAAAAAACAGTTTGAAGGAATGCCTACTGCTGAAAAAGTTAAAGAAGTTGCTGAATGGACTAAAAGCTGGGAATACCGTGAGAAAAACTTCGCACGTGAAGCTCTTACCGTTAACCCTGCTAAAGGATGTCAGCCTCTAGGAGCTTTACTTGCTGCAGTTGGATTTGAAGGAACTTTACCTTTCGTTCACGGTTCTCAAGGTTGTGTTTCTTACTTCCGTACTCACTTAACTCGTCATTTTAAAGAGCCTGTCAGTGCTGTATCTTCTTCTATGACTGAAAACGCTGCTGTTTTCGGTGGATTAAGCAACATGGTTGATGGTCTACAAAATGCTTATGCTCTTTATAAGCCTAAAATGATTGCTGTTTGTACTACTTGTATGGCAGAAGTAATCGGAGATGACTTAGGTTCTTTTATTGGAAATGCTCGTGTTGACGGTGTAATTCCTCAAGACCTACCTATTCCTTTCGCTCATACTCCTAGTTTTGTTGGATCACATGTTAACGGTTACGACCACATGATGAAATCCATCTTAACTACTCTAGCTAACAAGAAAGATACTAGCAACGGTAAAATTAACTTCATGCCTGGATTCGAAACCTATATGGGGAATCTTCGCGAGCTTAAAAAGTTAATTGCTGCTTTAGGTGTAGATGGAACTATCTTAAGTGATACTGAAATGTACTTAGATTCTCCAAACTTAGGAGAGTTCTCTATGTATCATGAAGGAACATCTTTAGAAGATGCTGCTGATAGTTGTAATGCAAAAGCTACTATTGCTCTTCAAGCTTACACAACTACCAAAACTCTTGCTCACATGAAGAAAAAATGGAAGCAAGAAACTTTAGTTCATCGTCCTTGGGGTATTAAAGCGACTGATGAGTTCTTAATGAGCTTATCTAAAATGACCGGAAACCCCATTCCTAAAGAGCTTGAAATCGAGCGTGGACGTGCTGTAGATGCTATGACCGATACTCAAGCATGGCTTCATGGTAAGACTTCTGCTATCTTCGGTGATCCTGATACAGTAATGGGAGTATTACAGTTTATGCTAGAGATGGGTGTTGAGCCTGTTCATATCCTAGTACATAACAGTAATGACGAATTTGAAGAAGAAGCAAGAGAACTTTTAGCTTCTAGTCCTTACGGACAGCAAGCAACAGTTTGGGGCTATAAAGATTTATGGCACTTACGTTCTTTACTATTTACTGAACCTGTTGATTTCATGATCGGAAATTCTTACGGTAAGTATTTAGAAAGAGATTGTGAAATTCCTCTAATTCGTATAGGCTATCCTATCTTTGATCGTCATCATTTACATCGTTATTCAACCATTGGATACGGAGGTGCTATCAACCTTCTTAATTGGATTGCTAACGGAATTCTTGATGCACTAGATCGTAAGACAGATATTGCTGGAGAAACAGATATCTCCTTCGATTTAGTTCGTTAA
- the nifS gene encoding cysteine desulfurase NifS, which translates to MKDCIYLDNNATTQIDSEVLTEMMPYLNFYYGNPSSMHSFGGQVGKAVRTGREQVASLLGAEPSEIIFTSCGTEGDNAAINAALIAQKNKRHIITTEVEHPAILSHCKQLERQGYQVTYLSVDQQGQLDLNELKTSLTGNTALVSVMYANNETGVIFPIEEIGQMVKEYGALFHVDAVQAVGKIPLNMKTSTIDMLTISGHKIHAPKGIGALYVRKGVRFRPLIIGGHQERGRRGGTENVSGIAALGKAAELAQLNLPHIHLEQELRDYLEDSILNLIPDTVVNGNKTNRLPNTTNIGFKYIEGEAILLSINKYGICASSGSACTSGSLEPSHVLRAMKVPYSVLHGSIRFSLSRYTTKSEIDRVIEILPDTIGRLRAISPFSSDNSTWLQEMEKEALAK; encoded by the coding sequence ATGAAAGACTGTATATATTTAGATAATAATGCAACTACGCAAATAGACAGTGAAGTACTCACAGAAATGATGCCTTACCTAAATTTTTATTATGGTAATCCATCTAGTATGCACTCTTTCGGAGGTCAGGTTGGAAAAGCCGTCCGTACAGGAAGAGAGCAGGTTGCATCTTTATTAGGTGCTGAACCATCCGAAATCATTTTCACAAGTTGCGGTACTGAAGGAGATAATGCAGCTATCAATGCAGCATTAATAGCTCAGAAAAATAAGCGTCACATTATTACAACTGAAGTAGAGCATCCAGCTATTTTAAGCCATTGTAAACAACTTGAAAGACAAGGCTATCAAGTAACATATCTATCTGTTGATCAGCAAGGTCAGCTTGATTTGAATGAATTGAAAACGTCCTTGACTGGTAATACTGCATTAGTGTCAGTTATGTATGCTAATAATGAAACTGGTGTTATCTTCCCTATTGAAGAAATAGGTCAAATGGTTAAAGAGTATGGTGCTTTGTTTCATGTAGACGCAGTACAAGCAGTAGGAAAAATACCTTTAAACATGAAGACAAGTACCATCGATATGTTGACCATATCTGGTCATAAAATTCATGCTCCTAAAGGGATAGGTGCTCTATATGTTCGTAAAGGTGTACGCTTTCGTCCTCTTATAATCGGTGGACATCAAGAGCGGGGACGTCGAGGTGGGACAGAAAATGTATCTGGAATAGCTGCTTTAGGTAAAGCAGCAGAACTAGCCCAGTTAAACTTACCTCATATACACCTTGAACAAGAGCTAAGAGATTATCTAGAAGATAGTATCTTAAATTTAATTCCTGATACTGTTGTTAACGGTAACAAGACAAATAGATTACCAAATACAACAAATATAGGTTTTAAATACATAGAAGGGGAAGCAATACTTTTATCTATTAATAAGTATGGTATTTGCGCTTCTTCTGGATCAGCATGTACTTCAGGTTCTTTAGAGCCTTCTCATGTATTAAGAGCAATGAAAGTACCCTACAGTGTACTTCATGGATCTATTCGCTTTAGTCTTTCCCGATATACAACTAAAAGTGAAATTGATCGGGTGATAGAAATTTTACCGGATACAATTGGCCGCCTTCGTGCCATATCGCCTTTTAGTAGTGATAATTCTACTTGGTTACAGGAAATGGAGAAAGAGGCTTTAGCCAAATAG